The Centroberyx gerrardi isolate f3 chromosome 7, fCenGer3.hap1.cur.20231027, whole genome shotgun sequence genome contains a region encoding:
- the LOC139927391 gene encoding uncharacterized protein LOC139927391, which translates to MSSIQILRVLVNERLSAAADEIFEAVKKTIAGYEEEILLSKREIRRQRRMLETVLKPEIKINKLTDQPQLALSVWDEDFPSGQQHCEQEWSSSLSQEDQEPPQTGKSQGELSGSQEGEQLQGLEEDDTIRFIFTPPYVKNELDQPQSSYQGHGGGKGEGDPLPSTSAEQMQTKAEGDEGGSSGCSAAEHEDSDDEWRGSGASQSEESDSNDTWKKSAAPRLPKAPKLRGTKKSKSRICCKVCGKSFHANVSLVNHMEIHPKDVCGVCGERFETEESFQLHLKTHVKAEVCNVCGKCFGASSGLETHMRIHTGEKPFNCSECGKSFNCRHNMMRHIRIHTGEKPYPCTVCGKCFNDYSTLKRHLLVHLHEKTLSTGSPSTENEDGNSGEKKGKTSPSKKQQTRTICEVCGKMFHSMVSLVNHAKSHATDLCGVCGTHFDSEESLKLHLKTHKNGKVCEVCGKCFDSQGNLEMHMRIHTGEKPFLCSECGKSFNCRHNMMRHMRTHTGEKPYLCNVCGRCFSDHSTLKQHTSTHTGEKPHRCEVCGKGFHRKTYVKLHMKSHTAEK; encoded by the exons ATGTCTAGCATACAAATTCTCAGAGTCCTTGTTAATGAACGGCTGTCCGCGGCTGCTGACGAGATATTCGAGGCGGTTAAAAAAACCATAGCTGGGTACGAGGAGGAGATTTTGCTGTCAAAACGGGAGATCCGCCGGCAACGCAGGATGCTAGAAACGGTTTTAAAACCAGAGATAAAGATAAACAAACTAACAG ACCAACCACAGCTCGCTCTTTCCGTCTGGGACGAGGACTTTCCCTCCGGGCAGCAGCACTGCGAGCAGGAGTGGAGCTCCAGCCTGAGCCAGGAAGACCAGGAGCCGCCACAGACCGGAAAGAGCCAGGGGGAGCTCTCCGGCAGCCAGGAAGGAGAGCAGCTCCAAGGCCTGGAAGAAGATGATACCATCAGATTCATATTCACTCCTCCGTATGTGAAAAACGAGCTCGACCAACCTCAGTCCAGTTATCAAGGTCACGGAGGGGGTAAAGGCGAGGGAGATCCTCTTCCCAGCACTTCGGCTGAGCAGATGCAAACCAAGGCTGAAGGAGACGAGGGGGGATCTTCAGGCTGTTCCGCAGCTGAACATGAAGATAGCGACGATGAATGGAGGGGCAGCGGAGCATCTCAAAGCGAAGAGAGCGACAGCAACGACACCTGGAAGAAGAGCGCGGCGCCTCGTCTGCCGAAGGCACCGAAACTGCGGGGGACCAAAAAGTCTAAATCCCGCATCTGTTGTAAAGTCTGCGGGAAATCCTTTCACGCCAACGTCTCTTTAGTGAATCACATGGAAATTCACCCGAAGGACGTCTGCGGCGTCTGCGGGGAACGTTTTGAGACGGAGGAGAGCTTTCAGCTGCACCTGAAAACCCACGTGAAGGCAGAGGTTTGCAATGTTTGCGGGAAGTGTTTTGGGGCGTCCAGCGGTCTGGAAACGCACATGAggatccacacaggagagaagccGTTCAACTGCAGCGAATGCGGGAAATCCTTCAACTGTCGCCACAATATGATGCGACACATAAGGATACATACGGGGGAGAAGCCGTACCCTTGCACTGTCTGCGGCAAATGCTTCAATGACTACTCAACGTTGAAGCGACACCTGCTGGTTCATTTACACGAGAAAACCCTCTCCACGGGCAGCCCTTCAACGGAAAACGAAGACGGCAACAGTGGCGAAAAGAAGGGCAAGACGTCGCCGTCGAAAAAGCAGCAGACCCGGACCATATGTGAAGTGTGCGGCAAAATGTTTCACTCCATGGTTTCTCTGGTGAACCACGCCAAAAGTCACGCTACAGACCTCTGCGGCGTTTGCGGGACGCATTTCGATTCCGAGGAAAGTTTAAAACTTCACTTGAAGACTCACAAAAACGGGAAGGTTTGCGAAGTTTGCGGCAAGTGTTTTGACAGTCAGGGGAATCTGGAAATGCACATGAGGATCCACACGGGAGAGAAGCCGTTCCTGTGCAGCGAATGCGGCAAATCCTTCAACTGTCGCCACAACATGATGCGACACATGAGGACCCACACCGGGGAGAAGCCCTACCTTTGTAACGTCTGCGGTCGATGTTTCAGTGACCACTCGACTCTGAAACAACACACCAGCACgcacactggggagaaaccgCATCGGTGCGAGGTCTGCGGCAAAGGCTTTCATCGGAAAACATACGTGAAACTTCACATGAAGAGCCATACAGCCGAAAAATAA
- the LOC139927390 gene encoding glucose-6-phosphatase catalytic subunit 1-like, protein MDLLHSSGVSATHYLQRHYGHSQGFFLLVSTATDLRNTFFLLFPVWFHLRQAKAVKLVWVAAVGDWLNLMLKWLLFGERPYWWVQETDYYGNSSQPMIEQFPMTCETGPGSPSGHAMGAAGVYYAMMSSLLTTVLKEHGSRIRKWCVCGLLWTAFWCVQVCVCLSRVFLAAHFPHQVIAGVIIGILVAEALGRARWICEASLCRYLLTSLLLLSLALLLFLFLGCAGVDLLWTLEKARRRCRRAEWVSLDTSPFASLFRNTGTLLGLGLGLHSPLYVETKRIVAGSRRGDGAAYRLICISATLVLLHLFDSAFRPSVHTGALYYVLWFCKSATVPLATVAIVPYCVAGALGYKGKKQL, encoded by the exons ATGGACTTGCTCCACAGCTCCGGGGTGAGCGCCACCCACTACCTGCAGAGACACTACGGACACAGCCAGGGCTTCTTCCTGTTGGTCTCCACGGCAACGGACCTACGCAACACCTTCTTCCTGTTGTTCCCCGTCTGGTTCCACCTACGGCAGGCCAAAGCGGTCAAACTGGTCTGGGTGGCAGCGGTGGGAGACTGGCTCAACCTCATGCTGAAATG GCTTCTGTTTGGAGAGCGTCCCTATTGGTGGGTTCAGGAGACAGATTACTATGGCAACTCCTCCCAGCCAATGATAGAGCAGTTCCCCATGACCTGTGAGACTGGGCCAG GAAGTCCGTCGGGTCACGCCATGGGGGCTGCGGGAGTCTACTACGCCATGATGTCATCACTCCTCACCACAGTGCTGAAGGAACACGGAAGTCGCATCAGGAAATG gtgtgtgtgtggcttgctGTGGACGGCGTTCTGGtgcgtgcaggtgtgtgtgtgtctctccagaGTCTTCCTCGCCGCTCACTTCCCACACCAGGTCATAGCGGGGGTCATCATAG GCATCCTGGTAGCAGAAGCCCTCGGCCGCGCCCGCTGGATCTGCGAGGCCAGCCTGTGCCGCTACCTCCTcacctccctgctcctcctctcactggccctcctcctcttcctcttcctcgggTGCGCGGGCGTCGACCTCCTCTGGACTCTGGAGAAAGCCCGGCGCCGGTGCCGCCGAGCCGAGTGGGTCAGCCTGGACACCAGCCCCTTCGCCAGCCTGTTCCGCAACACCGGCACTCTGCTGGGTCTGGGCCTGGGGCTGCACTCTCCTCTCTATGTGGAGACGAAGAGAATAGTCGCTGGCAGTAGAAGGGGTGACGGCGCCGCCTACAGGTTGATCTGTATAAGTGCGACACTGGTGCTGTTACATTTGTTCGACTCTGCCTTCAGGCCGTCCGTCCACACCGGAGCGCTCTACTATGTGCTGTGGTTCTGTAAAAGTGCCACGGTGCCACTGGCTACTGTGGCCATCGTGCCATACTGTGTGGCCGGAGCTCTGGGCTACAAAGGGAAGAAACAGCTGTGA